A genome region from uncultured Fretibacterium sp. includes the following:
- a CDS encoding DUF3990 domain-containing protein, protein MILYHGSNVEVREPRLLKVQRELDFGKGFYTTSDLEQAAKWARRTALRLHRKDSYISVYEIDETEMSKLQMLRFNAPDVEWLRFVVRNRKGVPAPMDWDIVSGPVADDRTASVIDLYLDGMYDEEETIKRLLPQKLKDQYTFKTEETLVLLNFRGVNLL, encoded by the coding sequence ATGATCCTGTATCATGGGAGCAATGTAGAGGTCAGAGAGCCAAGGCTTTTGAAAGTCCAGAGGGAACTTGACTTCGGAAAGGGCTTCTATACGACAAGCGATCTGGAACAGGCTGCGAAGTGGGCGAGAAGGACCGCACTGAGACTTCATCGGAAAGATTCATATATCAGCGTTTATGAAATCGATGAAACGGAGATGAGCAAGCTCCAAATGTTGCGATTCAACGCTCCTGACGTCGAGTGGCTGCGCTTTGTCGTAAGGAACAGGAAAGGTGTACCGGCCCCGATGGATTGGGATATCGTATCCGGGCCCGTCGCTGATGACCGGACAGCATCGGTCATCGACCTGTACCTCGATGGAATGTACGATGAGGAAGAGACGATCAAACGCCTTCTTCCGCAGAAACTGAAGGACCAGTATACATTCAAGACCGAAGAGACACTCGTGCTGCTGAATTTCAGGGGGGTGAACCTTTTATGA
- a CDS encoding DUF3791 domain-containing protein: protein MTEEMKFFLFLIERYASKYGRSTGDVLREWDEKGVTGEIYDGYFQYHQERLENAYDDIDSLVSTGKHIVYGQ from the coding sequence ATGACGGAGGAAATGAAGTTCTTTCTGTTCCTGATAGAACGATATGCAAGCAAATATGGCCGCTCAACCGGCGATGTCCTTCGTGAGTGGGACGAGAAAGGCGTTACCGGGGAAATCTATGACGGCTACTTTCAATATCATCAGGAGCGTTTGGAGAACGCCTACGATGACATCGATAGCCTTGTTTCTACCGGGAAACACATAGTATACGGCCAATAA